The Paraburkholderia hospita region CTGAACCCGGCGCTACCTGAGGGACTTCGGCGCGTGACCATGCCCGTCGTCGATGCGACACCGGCGACACTCGACGGCTATGGCAGGCTCGTAGACGACCCGAACGAATGCCGGGTCGAAATCGTGCAGTGGCCCGCGATGGGATCGAGGCCGATCGATCCCGGCACGGGCGACGAGGCGGGGACGACGGAAGGCGTCTTCGTCAGCGAATGGCGCGGCGACATCCTCTACGGTCGCAACGAGGCGGTGGGCGGCCACTATGTGCTCGCGTACGCGACAGAACCCGACGAAGCGCGCGAAGACAACGCCGCGCCGCCCGAACGCATGCTGCTCTGGCACGCGAACTACCATCCGGACGGCGGACAGCTGTTCTTCCCTCTCGATCACCGGCCGTTCTATGTTCCACTGGCCTTGCCCGGCGACGATGTGACGCCCGAGAAGTTCGTGTGCTTTCGCTTCGATGGCCGGCAGGGTCTTTATATTCATCCGAACATCTGGCACGAAGGCGTGTTCACGCTTGGCGGGACACAGCGCTTCTTCGACAAACAGGGCGCGGTTCATGCACGTGTGTCTGTAGAGTTCGGGCGAGAGTTCGGTTGTCTGCTCGAAGCGCCTATCGTTTATCCGTGACGCTTGAGCGTCAGATCGAGGCGGCGGTTCGAGACGAAACCGCCTGCCAAACTGGACGCGAAACCAGAAAACCAGACCGCCCGCGACATCGAGGGTGGACCCCGTCACCCACGCGGCGTGATCCGATACCGCGAACGACACGGCAGCCGCAATGTCTTTGGGCAGCCCGGCGCGGCCAAGCGGCGTCTTCGCGATGAACGGCTGAATTCGGTCGCGCGGCAAGTGACTGTTGCCTTCCGTCTCCGTGAACCCCGGCGCGACGCCGACCACCCGAATCTTCCGCGCGCCGAGTTCCATGCCGAGCGAGCGCGTCACCACGTCGACAGCGCCCTTCATGAAGTCCTCAAAAAAAGTGCTTGACTGTCTATCTAGTAGTAGATAAAGTTCAACCCATGGAACCGACCACTACAGTTCGCGATCAGATTCTGGAGCACGCCATCACGCTGATGATGCTGCGCGGCTACAACGGGTTTAGCTATCGCGACCTGTCGGAACTGGTAGGGGTGAAGACTTCGAGCATCCACTATTACTTCCCGTCGAAAGACGATCTGGTGCTCGAAGCCGTCGGCCAGTACAGCAACGAGATACTCGGCGCGCTCGGCTCCATCGAGTCTTCTCTTCCGGCGGATCAGAAGCTCGGCAAGTACACGAAGCTGTTCGGCAGAACCCTTGGCGAAGGCGACCAGATTTGCCTGTGCGGCATGCTCGCCGCGGATATCGAGGCATTGCCCGATAACGTGCGGACAGCTGTGCAGGCATTCTTCAAGGCCAACGAAAGCTGGCTCGCGAAGGTACTGGCACAAGGCGTCAAGGAGCGCACGTTGCATGTCAACGGTAAGCCCGAAAACGCGGCGCGAGCGCTGTACGCCGCTTACCAGGGCAGCGTCCTGGCAAGCCGGCTGTTCAGGACGAAGGCACGGCTGGAAGATGTCGAGGCTTCATGGAAGGTTTCGAAGTAGTGGTATTCGAGGCGGTTGCTGTAGACCGCCTTTTGTTGGACCCGGTTATCTATCTTCTAGTAGATAAATAACGAGTGTAGAGAAATGTCGTTGAAGCATAAAGATTTGCCCAGTTGTCTATCTAGTAGTAGATAGCAGAATGTAGTTCACTCAACTATTGCCAGTCAGGAGTTACATCATGTCGATCGAAAAAGTTCTGTACCGCGCCCACGCTCACGCCACGGGAGGCCGCGACGGCCGCGCCATCGTCCCCGAAGGCAAGCTCGACTTCAAGCTGGTCACGCCGCGTGAACTCGGCGGCGCGGGCGGCGAAGGCGCGAATCCGGAACAGCTGTTCGCGGCAGGCTATAGCGCCTGTTTCCTCGGCGCGATGAAGTTCGTCGCGGCCCGCGACAAGACGGCGATTCCGGCAGACGTATCGATCGACGGCAGCGTTGGCATCGGCGCGATTCCGAACGGCTTCGGCATCGAAGTGGAACTGAAGATTTCGCTGCCCGGTATGCCGCGTGACGCCGCTCAGGCATTGATCGACAAGGCTCACATCGTGTGCCCGTACTCGAATGCAACGCGCGGCAACATCGACGTCACGTTGACGCTGGTTTGATCGACTTCGCCTCATAGACAGAACACTGGAGCGTAAAAAAATGAAAGCCCTGAAGCCACTCGTCCTTGCCGCCGTCCTTGCAGCAAACGCCGTGATTGCCGCCGCCGCAACGCCCACCACGCAAGCGACGCCCGACCGCGTCACGACGGGACTCCTGAAGCAGCTCAACAGCGGCACGGGTCCCGCCCTCAACACGCTGCCGCCCGCGAAGGCGCGTCAGGTGCTGGTCGATGCGCAGAACGGCGTGAAAGTCGACCTCTCGGGCATCGACGTATCGAACCGCACCATCGAAGAAGATGGTATCAGCGTGCCGATCACCATCGTGCGTCCGCAAGGCGCGACGGGCACGCTGCCGGTGTTCATGTTCTTCCACGGCGGCGGCTGGATCCTCGGTGACTTCCAGACCCACGAACGGCTCGTACGCGACCTCGTCGTGCAGTCCGGCGCGGTGGCCGTGTTCGTGAATTACACGCCGTCGCCCGAGGCTCGTTATCCCGTTGCGATCAATCAGGCGTATGCCGCGACGAAGTGGGTCGCGGAGCACGGCAACGACATCGGCGTGGACGGTAGCCGCCTCGCCGTGGTGGGCAACAGCGTGGGCGGCAATATGGCCGCCGTCGTCAGCCTGATGGCGAAGGACAAGCATGGTCCGCAAATCCGCTTCCAGGGCTTGATGTGGCCCGTCACCGATGCCAACTTCAACGACGGCTCGTACCTCGCGTACCGCGACAAGCATTTCCTGACCCGCGCGATGATGCAGTGGTTCTGGGACGCGTACACGAAGGACCCCGCACAGCGCGCGCAGATTTACGCATCGCCGTTGCGTGCGTCTGAAGAAGAGTTGAAGGGTCTGCCGCCCGCGTTGATCCAGGTCGCGCAATTCGACGTGCTGCGCGACGAAGGCGAGGCATACGGTCGCAAGCTCGATGCAGCGGGCAACGAAGTCACGACGACGCGCTACAACGGCACGATCCACGATTTCGGCTTGCTCAATGCCCTCGCTGCCGATGCACCGACACAGGCCGCGACGAAGCAACTCGCGAATGAGATCAAGACGCGCCTGAAGTAATCGTAGTTTCATTCAACGGCATGATGGCCTTGCGCGCCATCATGCCGCGTTTCGTTCACACGCCAAGCCGCTTCGCAAGATCCACAAGGTCGCTTGCGACCCAGTCCCAATTCCCTTCCGGCTGTAGATCGGTTGTTTGCGACGCGCCATGTTCATAGGGACGTGCGATGAACGCGGTTCTCAACCCGCACTTCTGCGCCGCTGCAAGATCGCTATTGTGCGCGGCGACCATGCACACCTCTGCCGGCGACAACGCCAGAATCTCTGCCGTGCGCAAATACGCTTCAGGCGATGGCTTATAGGCTTGCGCGACTTCCGCGCCGAGAATCGCGTCCCACGGCAAGCCGCCATGCTTTGCCATATCGATCATCAGTCTGACATTACCGTTCGACAGTGGCGCAATGATGTATTGCGACTTGAGCCGCGCGAGTCCATCGACGGTATCCGGCCATGGATCGAGCCGATGCCACGCCAGATTGAGATCGTCGAGTTCCGTAGCCTCGACTTGTTCGGCGTCGATGCCGAACTCGCGCAACACCGCTTCGAGATTCTCACGGTGCAATACATCGAGCTTCGTGAACGGACGCTCCCCACTGCGGACCCGTTGCATCGCGGGCTGATATTGCGCGCGCCACGCATCCGCAAATGCGTCAGCGTCCTGCGCGTTTCGTCCATGCTTCTGCAGAAACGCGGCCGCTTCACGCGCGACGCCGCCTCGCCAATCGACGAGCGTGCCAAAAACATCGAATACGCAGGCCTTTACGTCAGCTGTTGTCATGTGGAAATCCAGTTGCAGTTGCTCGACGGCCTCAAGGCTGCCATGCCTCGCCATCGGGGAAGACATATTTTTCGAGTGACGGCGCCTTCATTTCGATGCTGTATCCCGGCTTTTGCGGCGGCATATAGCGGCCATTGCGAATAACAACGGGATCGACGAAATGCTCGTGCAGATGATCGACATATTCGAGCACGCGGTTTTCCAGCGACGCTGACACGCAGATATAGTCGAATAGCGAAATGTGCTGCACGTACTCGCACAATCCGACGCCGCCCGCATGCGGACATACGGGCACGCCGAACTTCGCCGCCATCAGCAGCACGACGAGTACTTCATTCAGTCCGCCCAGACGACAACTATCGACCTGGCAGAAATCGATTGCCTTAGCTTGCAGCAACTGCTTGAACATCACGCGGTTCTGACAATGCTCACCCGTCGCCACACCGATCGATCCCAGCCGCTGACGAATGGCCGCGTGACCGAGCACATCGTCGGGACTTGTCGGCTCTTCGATCCACCATGGATCGAACTCCGCGAGACGCCGCATGTTCGCGACGGCTTCATCGACATCCCACACCTGATTCGCATCCATCATCAGCTTCAGGTTCTCGCCGATCTCTTCACGCAGGATGCGGGCGCGTCTTACATCTTCTTCAAGATTGCCGCCAACTTTCTGCTTGAAATGCGTCCACCCTTGCGCGACGCCTTCGCGCGCGAGCCGGCGGATCTTGTCGTCGTCGTAACCGAGCCAGCCCGCCGAAGTCGTATACGCCGGATAGCCTTGCGCTAGCATTTCCTTTTCGCGTTCGCCTTTAGTCTTCGCGTGCCGATTCAGCAGCGCCAGCGCTTCGTAAGGCGTGATCGCGTCCGTCACGTAACGAAAGTCCAGACAGCGCACGAGTTCTTCCGGGCTCATGTCGACGAGCAGCTTCCACACGGGCTTGCCAACCGATTT contains the following coding sequences:
- a CDS encoding ureidoglycolate lyase, whose amino-acid sequence is MSTPIDYLNPALPEGLRRVTMPVVDATPATLDGYGRLVDDPNECRVEIVQWPAMGSRPIDPGTGDEAGTTEGVFVSEWRGDILYGRNEAVGGHYVLAYATEPDEAREDNAAPPERMLLWHANYHPDGGQLFFPLDHRPFYVPLALPGDDVTPEKFVCFRFDGRQGLYIHPNIWHEGVFTLGGTQRFFDKQGAVHARVSVEFGREFGCLLEAPIVYP
- a CDS encoding TetR/AcrR family transcriptional regulator; amino-acid sequence: MEPTTTVRDQILEHAITLMMLRGYNGFSYRDLSELVGVKTSSIHYYFPSKDDLVLEAVGQYSNEILGALGSIESSLPADQKLGKYTKLFGRTLGEGDQICLCGMLAADIEALPDNVRTAVQAFFKANESWLAKVLAQGVKERTLHVNGKPENAARALYAAYQGSVLASRLFRTKARLEDVEASWKVSK
- a CDS encoding organic hydroperoxide resistance protein; translation: MSIEKVLYRAHAHATGGRDGRAIVPEGKLDFKLVTPRELGGAGGEGANPEQLFAAGYSACFLGAMKFVAARDKTAIPADVSIDGSVGIGAIPNGFGIEVELKISLPGMPRDAAQALIDKAHIVCPYSNATRGNIDVTLTLV
- a CDS encoding alpha/beta hydrolase, with the protein product MKALKPLVLAAVLAANAVIAAAATPTTQATPDRVTTGLLKQLNSGTGPALNTLPPAKARQVLVDAQNGVKVDLSGIDVSNRTIEEDGISVPITIVRPQGATGTLPVFMFFHGGGWILGDFQTHERLVRDLVVQSGAVAVFVNYTPSPEARYPVAINQAYAATKWVAEHGNDIGVDGSRLAVVGNSVGGNMAAVVSLMAKDKHGPQIRFQGLMWPVTDANFNDGSYLAYRDKHFLTRAMMQWFWDAYTKDPAQRAQIYASPLRASEEELKGLPPALIQVAQFDVLRDEGEAYGRKLDAAGNEVTTTRYNGTIHDFGLLNALAADAPTQAATKQLANEIKTRLK
- a CDS encoding haloacid dehalogenase type II, yielding MTTADVKACVFDVFGTLVDWRGGVAREAAAFLQKHGRNAQDADAFADAWRAQYQPAMQRVRSGERPFTKLDVLHRENLEAVLREFGIDAEQVEATELDDLNLAWHRLDPWPDTVDGLARLKSQYIIAPLSNGNVRLMIDMAKHGGLPWDAILGAEVAQAYKPSPEAYLRTAEILALSPAEVCMVAAHNSDLAAAQKCGLRTAFIARPYEHGASQTTDLQPEGNWDWVASDLVDLAKRLGV
- a CDS encoding L-fuconate dehydratase, with the protein product MTTITRLSVRDIRFPTSRSLDGSDAMNAAPDYSATYVTLETDSPQQLTGHGLTFTIGRGNEICVTAVNALTPLIVGKKLEDIVANMGAFWRAFTSDSQLRWIGPDKGAIHLATAAVVNAVWDLWAKSVGKPVWKLLVDMSPEELVRCLDFRYVTDAITPYEALALLNRHAKTKGEREKEMLAQGYPAYTTSAGWLGYDDDKIRRLAREGVAQGWTHFKQKVGGNLEEDVRRARILREEIGENLKLMMDANQVWDVDEAVANMRRLAEFDPWWIEEPTSPDDVLGHAAIRQRLGSIGVATGEHCQNRVMFKQLLQAKAIDFCQVDSCRLGGLNEVLVVLLMAAKFGVPVCPHAGGVGLCEYVQHISLFDYICVSASLENRVLEYVDHLHEHFVDPVVIRNGRYMPPQKPGYSIEMKAPSLEKYVFPDGEAWQP